The following coding sequences are from one Haemophilus haemolyticus window:
- the moeA gene encoding molybdopterin molybdotransferase MoeA, whose translation MLTLDQARSKMLEQIPFPTQTEYLNLQEAANRICAENVISPINVPSFDNSAMDGYAVRLSDLQQSLTLSVAGKSFAGNPFQGEWPSKSAVRIMTGAMIPEGADAVIMQEQVTLNEDGTVTFSELPKPNQNIRRIGEDVKKGDVVLEQGAPLTPVSLPLLASLGIAEVKCYRQLKVGVLSTGDELVEVGKPLQSGQIYDTNRFTVKLLLEKLNCEVIDLGLLPDNEAEFEKAFIAAQSQADLVITSGGVSVGEADFTKAVLEKVGQVNFWKIAIKPGKPFAFGKLENAWFCGLPGNPVSALVTFYQLVQPLIAKLQGQTQWKKPPHFSAIATTNLKKAPGRLDFQRGFYHINEQGQIEVQSVGFQGSHLFSTFVKSNCFIVLEQERSNVSAGETVTIEPFNHLLG comes from the coding sequence ATGCTTACATTGGATCAAGCTCGCTCGAAAATGCTCGAACAGATTCCCTTCCCGACTCAAACTGAATACCTAAATTTACAAGAAGCTGCCAATCGAATTTGTGCAGAAAATGTTATTTCACCTATTAATGTTCCCTCTTTCGATAATTCAGCAATGGATGGCTATGCTGTACGTTTATCTGATTTACAACAATCTTTAACACTTTCGGTAGCAGGGAAATCTTTTGCAGGTAATCCATTCCAAGGGGAATGGCCATCAAAAAGTGCGGTCAGAATTATGACTGGCGCGATGATTCCTGAAGGCGCAGATGCAGTGATAATGCAAGAGCAAGTGACACTCAATGAAGACGGAACCGTCACTTTTAGTGAATTGCCTAAACCAAATCAAAACATTCGTCGTATTGGTGAAGATGTAAAGAAAGGCGATGTAGTACTAGAACAAGGCGCACCACTCACCCCAGTTTCCTTGCCATTATTAGCCTCTCTAGGCATTGCAGAAGTAAAATGCTATCGCCAATTAAAAGTCGGCGTACTCTCAACTGGCGATGAACTTGTCGAAGTCGGCAAGCCATTACAAAGCGGACAAATCTATGACACTAATCGTTTCACCGTAAAATTACTGCTAGAAAAACTAAACTGTGAAGTCATTGATTTAGGACTATTGCCTGATAATGAAGCTGAATTTGAAAAGGCATTTATTGCCGCACAAAGCCAAGCCGATTTAGTGATTACCAGTGGCGGTGTTTCCGTTGGTGAAGCGGATTTTACTAAAGCAGTATTAGAAAAAGTAGGCCAAGTAAATTTCTGGAAAATTGCAATCAAACCGGGCAAACCATTCGCTTTTGGTAAATTAGAAAATGCTTGGTTCTGTGGTTTACCCGGTAATCCCGTTTCAGCATTAGTGACATTTTATCAACTTGTTCAGCCACTTATTGCGAAACTACAAGGCCAAACACAATGGAAAAAACCACCGCACTTTTCAGCTATTGCCACAACGAATTTGAAAAAAGCACCTGGCCGTTTAGATTTCCAACGAGGCTTTTATCACATCAATGAACAAGGTCAAATTGAAGTGCAATCAGTGGGGTTCCAAGGATCTCATCTCTTTAGCACTTTTGTAAAAAGCAATTGTTTTATCGTGTTAGAACAAGAACGTAGCAATGTCTCTGCCGGTGAAACGGTGACGATTGAGCCTTTCAATCATTTATTAGGATAA
- the moeB gene encoding molybdopterin-synthase adenylyltransferase MoeB, which yields MIELSHEEELRYNRQIILKSVDFDGQEKLKASKMLIVGLGGLGCAASQYLAAAGVGNLTLLDFDTVSLSNLQRQVLHCDARLNMPKVASAKIALEQINPHINIETINAKLDEEKLVEIIPHFDIVLDCTDNVEIRNQLDRQCNHAKIPLISGAAIRMEGQVSVFTYEPNTPTYRDLSKLFGQNVLSCVEAGVLAPIVGIVGSIQALEAIKVRLKIGKNLCGRLLMIDGFSMNIREIKLPTNME from the coding sequence ATGATCGAACTTAGTCACGAAGAAGAATTGCGTTATAACCGTCAAATTATTCTTAAAAGCGTAGATTTTGATGGGCAAGAAAAACTTAAAGCAAGCAAAATGCTGATCGTTGGGCTTGGCGGCTTAGGCTGTGCAGCCAGCCAATATCTCGCAGCAGCAGGTGTTGGAAATTTAACGCTGTTGGATTTCGATACAGTTTCGCTTTCGAATCTTCAACGCCAAGTCTTGCACTGTGATGCACGCTTGAATATGCCCAAAGTAGCGTCAGCTAAAATTGCACTCGAACAAATCAATCCACATATAAACATCGAGACGATTAATGCGAAGTTAGACGAAGAAAAACTCGTAGAAATCATTCCGCACTTTGATATTGTTTTAGATTGTACAGACAATGTAGAAATCCGTAATCAATTGGATCGCCAATGTAATCATGCAAAAATTCCTCTGATTTCAGGTGCTGCAATTCGAATGGAAGGTCAGGTTTCCGTTTTCACTTATGAACCGAATACGCCTACTTATCGTGATCTCAGCAAATTATTCGGACAAAATGTATTAAGCTGTGTGGAAGCTGGCGTGCTTGCACCAATCGTCGGCATTGTGGGCTCGATTCAGGCCTTAGAAGCAATTAAAGTGCGGTTAAAAATCGGTAAGAATTTATGTGGCCGATTATTGATGATTGATGGTTTTTCGATGAATATCCGAGAAATTAAACTTCCAACCAATATGGAATAA
- a CDS encoding HI1450 family dsDNA-mimic protein has product MTTEIKKLDPDTAIDIAYDIFLEMAGENLDPADILLFNLQFEERGGVEFVETADNWEEEIGVLIDPEEYAEVWVGLVNEQDEMDDVFAKFLISHREEDREFHVIWKK; this is encoded by the coding sequence ATGACAACAGAAATTAAAAAACTTGATCCCGATACAGCCATTGATATTGCTTACGATATTTTCTTAGAAATGGCTGGAGAAAATTTAGATCCTGCTGATATTCTTTTATTCAATTTACAATTTGAAGAACGCGGTGGTGTGGAATTTGTTGAAACCGCCGATAATTGGGAAGAAGAAATTGGTGTACTAATTGACCCAGAAGAATACGCTGAAGTGTGGGTGGGCTTAGTCAATGAGCAAGATGAAATGGATGATGTCTTTGCTAAATTCTTAATTTCTCACCGAGAAGAAGATCGCGAATTTCACGTTATTTGGAAAAAGTAA
- a CDS encoding lysine exporter LysO family protein, whose protein sequence is MEEIINGLLIVLVPMMLGYLVKIQNQNALAFINKIVMLLLYVILFMMGFMLGQLEHLEQKLPIIGMTALGLSAIIMTCNIIGLAIYDRTLPKPVNYLQGELPSRWRSLIDSIKLLSAVIIGIVLGWLCNDWLHFPHGSNLYVLIALIFLVGIQLRNNGISLKEVLLNKQGLMMGAIFTLSSLVGGVISAFFLSMPITQGLAFSSGFGWYSLSSVVLTNAWGPMQGSIAFFNDLSREILSLFLIPLFMQHYRSTAIGITGATALDCTLPIIQKSGGIEVTPIAISFGMVTNLLPPLLLVFFSSFPI, encoded by the coding sequence ATGGAAGAAATTATTAACGGATTGCTTATCGTGCTTGTGCCGATGATGTTGGGTTATTTAGTCAAAATACAGAATCAAAATGCCTTGGCATTCATTAATAAAATTGTGATGTTATTGCTTTACGTCATTTTATTTATGATGGGGTTTATGCTAGGGCAATTAGAGCATTTAGAACAAAAATTGCCAATTATTGGTATGACAGCTTTAGGGCTGTCCGCTATTATTATGACTTGTAATATCATAGGCTTGGCTATTTATGACCGCACTTTGCCTAAGCCTGTTAATTATTTACAGGGAGAATTGCCATCTCGTTGGCGTTCGTTAATAGACTCAATTAAATTATTAAGTGCGGTGATTATCGGCATTGTTTTAGGTTGGTTATGCAATGATTGGTTGCATTTCCCACATGGTTCCAATCTTTACGTGCTTATTGCTTTGATCTTTTTGGTTGGGATTCAGCTTCGCAATAATGGAATTTCCTTGAAAGAAGTCTTGCTAAATAAGCAAGGTTTAATGATGGGGGCGATTTTTACCTTAAGTTCTTTAGTTGGTGGCGTTATTTCAGCATTTTTTCTAAGTATGCCGATTACTCAAGGTTTAGCCTTTTCATCGGGATTCGGTTGGTATTCTTTATCAAGTGTTGTGCTGACAAATGCTTGGGGGCCGATGCAGGGTAGTATTGCCTTTTTCAATGATTTATCGCGTGAAATTTTGAGTTTATTTTTAATTCCACTGTTTATGCAACATTATCGCTCTACAGCTATTGGGATTACAGGCGCAACGGCATTAGATTGTACATTGCCTATTATTCAAAAATCAGGTGGAATTGAAGTAACGCCTATCGCCATTTCTTTTGGTATGGTGACAAATTTATTACCACCGCTGTTATTAGTCTTTTTCTCGAGTTTTCCAATTTAA
- a CDS encoding redoxin domain-containing protein, with protein MKKLLSIFLMALSLNAFAQTNLADVQLKDLNNQPVTLSQYKGKPVYVKMWASWCPICLAGLAEIDDLSAEKDRNFEVITIVSPDHKGEKDTADFIEWYKGLEYKNITVLLDEKGEIIDKARVRGYPFNLFLDSDLNLKKTVPGHLGAEQIRAFAEK; from the coding sequence ATGAAAAAACTACTATCAATATTTCTAATGGCATTAAGCCTGAACGCTTTTGCACAAACTAATTTGGCGGATGTGCAACTCAAAGATTTAAACAATCAGCCAGTTACTTTAAGCCAATATAAAGGCAAACCTGTGTATGTAAAAATGTGGGCATCTTGGTGTCCAATTTGTTTGGCAGGATTAGCTGAAATTGATGATTTAAGTGCGGAAAAAGATCGCAACTTTGAAGTGATTACCATTGTTTCGCCCGATCACAAAGGCGAAAAAGACACCGCTGATTTTATTGAATGGTACAAAGGATTGGAATATAAAAATATCACGGTGCTTTTAGATGAAAAAGGCGAAATTATAGACAAAGCAAGAGTGCGTGGCTATCCGTTTAATCTCTTTTTAGATAGCGATTTAAACCTGAAAAAAACCGTACCGGGACATTTGGGTGCAGAACAAATTCGAGCGTTTGCTGAAAAATAA
- a CDS encoding cytochrome c biogenesis protein CcdA, with product MLDQQLLIGTVFLAGLASFLSPCIFPIIPIYFGILSKGGKKVLNTFLFILGLSLTFVSLGFSFGFLGNILFSNTTRIIAGVIVIILGIHQLGIFKIGLLERTKLVEIKTSGKSTALEAFVLGLTFSLGWTPCIGPILASVLALSGDEGSALYGASMMFVYVLGLATPFVLFSFFSDSLLKRAKGLNKHLDKFKIGGGILIIVMGILLITNNFS from the coding sequence ATGTTAGATCAACAACTCCTTATTGGAACTGTATTTTTAGCGGGGCTTGCTTCTTTTCTTTCGCCTTGTATTTTCCCGATTATCCCAATTTATTTTGGTATTTTGAGTAAAGGCGGTAAAAAAGTCCTGAATACTTTTTTATTTATTTTAGGGCTTTCCCTTACATTTGTCAGTTTAGGCTTTAGTTTTGGCTTTTTAGGGAATATTTTATTTAGTAACACCACCCGCATTATCGCTGGCGTTATCGTGATTATTTTGGGTATTCATCAACTTGGCATTTTCAAAATTGGCTTATTGGAACGCACGAAATTGGTGGAAATTAAAACATCAGGAAAATCAACCGCACTTGAGGCATTTGTGCTTGGTTTAACGTTTAGTCTTGGTTGGACGCCTTGTATTGGCCCGATTCTGGCTTCCGTGTTAGCTTTATCAGGCGATGAAGGCTCTGCACTTTACGGTGCATCAATGATGTTTGTTTATGTCCTTGGTTTGGCAACTCCCTTTGTTTTATTCTCGTTTTTCTCTGATAGCTTGCTAAAACGAGCCAAAGGGTTAAATAAACACTTAGACAAATTTAAAATCGGTGGCGGAATTTTAATTATCGTGATGGGCATTTTATTGATTACGAATAATTTTTCGTAA
- the msrAB gene encoding bifunctional peptide-methionine (S)-S-oxide reductase MsrA/peptide-methionine (R)-S-oxide reductase MsrB, whose product MKLSKTFLFITALCCATPTLAIQNSTSSSGEQKMAMENTQNIREIYLAGGCFWGMEAYMERIHGVKDAISGYANGNTEKTSYQMIGVTDHAETVKVTYDANQISLDKLLQYYFKVIDPTSVNKQGNDRGRQYRTGIYYQDGADKAVIEQALAQLQTKYKKTVQIEVQPLKNYIIAEEYHQDYLKKNPNGYCHIDITKADEPVIDEKDYPKPSDAELKAKLTPLQYSVTQNKHTERSFSNEYWDNFQPGIYVDVTTGEPVFSSNDKFESGCGWPSFTKPIIKDVVHYETDNSFNMKRTEVLSRAGNAHLGHVFDDGPKDKGGLRYCINSASIKFIPLAEMEKAGYGYLIQSIKK is encoded by the coding sequence ATGAAACTATCAAAAACATTTCTATTTATTACCGCACTTTGCTGTGCAACACCAACTTTAGCAATACAAAATTCAACATCATCATCTGGAGAACAAAAAATGGCAATGGAAAATACGCAAAATATTCGTGAAATTTATCTTGCTGGTGGCTGTTTCTGGGGTATGGAAGCATATATGGAGCGTATTCACGGCGTGAAAGATGCGATTTCTGGCTATGCTAATGGTAATACGGAGAAAACTAGTTATCAGATGATTGGCGTAACTGATCACGCAGAAACCGTAAAAGTCACTTACGATGCAAATCAAATTTCCCTCGATAAATTATTGCAATATTATTTTAAAGTGATTGATCCAACGAGTGTAAACAAACAAGGTAACGATCGTGGTAGACAATATCGCACAGGGATTTATTATCAAGATGGGGCAGATAAAGCGGTGATCGAACAAGCACTCGCCCAGCTTCAAACCAAATATAAAAAAACAGTGCAAATTGAGGTGCAGCCGCTTAAAAATTACATCATAGCGGAAGAATATCATCAGGATTATTTGAAGAAAAATCCAAATGGTTATTGCCATATTGATATTACCAAAGCAGATGAACCTGTGATTGACGAAAAAGATTATCCGAAACCGAGTGATGCAGAACTCAAAGCGAAATTAACGCCGTTGCAATATTCCGTTACTCAAAATAAACATACTGAACGCTCTTTCAGTAACGAATATTGGGATAATTTCCAACCCGGTATTTATGTTGATGTCACCACAGGCGAGCCTGTTTTCTCTTCAAATGATAAATTTGAATCAGGTTGTGGCTGGCCGAGTTTTACGAAACCGATCATTAAAGATGTAGTGCATTATGAAACTGACAACAGCTTCAATATGAAACGTACCGAAGTGTTAAGCCGTGCGGGCAATGCTCATTTAGGTCACGTATTTGATGACGGCCCGAAAGATAAAGGCGGTTTGCGTTATTGCATTAACAGTGCATCAATTAAATTTATTCCGTTAGCTGAAATGGAAAAGGCAGGATACGGATATTTGATTCAATCCATTAAAAAATAA
- a CDS encoding DMT family transporter: protein MQSYSTPSLYHKAISFMVSAYFSITLMNVFVKTASQTIPASETLFSRFLIGLFFLLPFVIKDRDFKVDTRQWKFLILRNAAGVSSMLINFYVVKFLPLSIAVLLMNTSALFIPILLLFFHQKTPLNVLLCSLIGFLGVSIILLTNHNGNVDPIYVLIGLSGAVLAGMAFIGLQELNKHNTPKNIVFYFHLIGTLMLPIFFINQWKIPNLYELGLLLLVGGFGLIFQLLLTRAFRYAPANVITPFAFTGVIFSSVFDWLFWHHTPNLYFWFGAVVIVGAVSLLAKMKK from the coding sequence ATGCAATCATATTCCACTCCTTCGCTTTATCACAAAGCGATTAGTTTTATGGTATCAGCGTACTTTTCCATTACCTTGATGAATGTATTTGTCAAAACCGCTTCTCAAACAATCCCTGCCAGTGAAACCTTATTTTCTCGCTTTTTAATCGGCTTGTTTTTCTTACTACCTTTCGTGATTAAAGATCGCGATTTTAAAGTAGATACCCGTCAATGGAAATTTTTAATCCTGCGGAATGCCGCGGGTGTATCGAGCATGTTGATTAACTTTTATGTTGTGAAGTTCTTACCGCTTTCCATCGCTGTCTTATTGATGAATACCTCTGCCCTATTTATCCCGATTTTATTGCTCTTTTTCCATCAAAAAACACCGCTTAATGTACTTTTGTGTAGCTTAATCGGTTTTCTTGGCGTTTCCATTATTTTACTCACCAATCACAATGGCAATGTTGATCCTATTTATGTGCTGATTGGGTTATCTGGTGCTGTATTGGCAGGAATGGCATTTATTGGCTTACAAGAATTAAACAAACACAACACACCAAAAAATATCGTATTTTATTTTCATCTGATTGGCACGCTCATGCTACCAATCTTCTTTATTAACCAATGGAAAATTCCTAATTTATATGAGCTTGGTTTATTGCTATTAGTGGGCGGATTTGGATTGATTTTCCAATTATTGCTCACTCGTGCTTTTAGATATGCACCAGCCAACGTTATTACTCCTTTTGCTTTCACTGGTGTCATTTTCTCTAGCGTTTTCGACTGGCTCTTTTGGCATCATACGCCTAACCTCTATTTTTGGTTCGGCGCAGTTGTAATTGTGGGAGCGGTAAGTTTATTGGCAAAAATGAAGAAATAA
- a CDS encoding zf-HC2 domain-containing protein — MRCRQATRMISDSHERPLELQEKMGLKMHLLTCPHCRRFQRNCKTLSMMMKKFKDSH, encoded by the coding sequence ATGCGTTGTCGCCAAGCCACTCGAATGATTTCTGATTCTCATGAGCGACCATTAGAACTGCAAGAAAAAATGGGTTTAAAAATGCATTTGTTAACTTGCCCTCATTGCCGTCGTTTTCAACGAAATTGCAAAACCTTAAGTATGATGATGAAGAAATTTAAAGATTCACATTAG
- a CDS encoding sigma-70 family RNA polymerase sigma factor — protein sequence MNAISDMELQQIRTQMLKFAMLQLHHADLAEDLVQEAFLSAFNNLANFKHQAAFKTWVFAILKNKIIDYLRQKGRFVLESEIEDEQSTNTFFDDTGHWNIEYYPSELQGEEETVYSDEFWLIFETCLTCLPAKHAKIFMMREFLELSSDEICQETQLTTSNLHTTLYRARLQLQNCLSKKL from the coding sequence ATGAATGCTATTTCTGATATGGAGCTCCAACAAATTCGTACGCAGATGCTGAAATTTGCAATGTTACAGTTGCACCATGCCGATCTTGCTGAGGATTTAGTACAAGAAGCATTTTTAAGTGCATTTAACAATCTCGCGAATTTTAAACATCAAGCTGCTTTTAAAACTTGGGTTTTTGCCATTCTAAAAAATAAAATTATTGATTATCTTCGCCAGAAAGGACGCTTTGTATTAGAAAGTGAGATTGAAGATGAACAGTCAACTAATACATTTTTTGATGATACAGGGCATTGGAATATAGAATATTATCCGAGCGAATTACAGGGCGAAGAGGAAACAGTGTATTCTGATGAGTTTTGGTTGATTTTTGAAACTTGCCTGACTTGTTTACCCGCTAAACATGCCAAAATTTTTATGATGAGAGAGTTTTTAGAACTGTCATCGGATGAAATTTGTCAAGAAACTCAGCTTACTACATCCAACTTGCATACCACACTTTATCGAGCTCGTTTGCAGTTGCAAAATTGTTTATCAAAAAAACTTTAG
- the rng gene encoding ribonuclease G — translation MDAVELLMNVTPNETRIALVETGMLREVHIERQAKRGIVGNIYKGRVTRVLPGMQSAFVDIGLEKAAFLHAADIVSHTECVDENEQKQFKVKSISELVREGQDIVVQVVKDPLGTKGARLTTDITLPSRHLVFMPENSHVGVSQRIESEEERARLKALVEPFCDELGGFIIRTATEGASEEELRQDAEFLKRLWRKVLERKSKYPTKSKIYGEPALPQRILRDFIGTNLEKIRIDSKLCFGEVKEFTDEFMPELSDKLVLYSGNQPIFDVYGVENAIQTALDKRVNLKSGGYLIIEQTEAMTTIDINTGAFVGHRNLEETIFNTNIEATKAIAQQLQLRNLGGIIIIDFIDMQTDEHRNRVLESLCDALSKDRVKTNVNGFTQLGLVEMTRKRTRESLEHVLCDECPTCHGRGRVKTVETVCYEIMREIIRVYHLFSSEQFVVYASPAVSEYLINEESHGLLPEVEMFIGKRVKVKTEQFYNQEQFDVVVM, via the coding sequence ATGGATGCTGTAGAGTTATTGATGAACGTAACGCCTAACGAAACACGCATTGCGCTAGTAGAAACAGGAATGTTGCGCGAAGTGCATATTGAACGCCAAGCCAAACGAGGAATTGTCGGAAATATTTATAAAGGTCGTGTAACTCGAGTGCTACCGGGAATGCAGTCTGCTTTTGTTGATATTGGTTTGGAAAAAGCGGCTTTTTTACACGCTGCTGATATTGTATCCCACACGGAATGTGTAGATGAAAATGAACAAAAGCAATTTAAAGTTAAGAGCATTTCAGAATTAGTACGCGAAGGGCAGGATATTGTTGTACAAGTGGTAAAAGATCCCCTAGGTACAAAAGGCGCACGTTTAACAACAGACATCACATTGCCATCGCGTCATCTTGTTTTTATGCCAGAAAATAGCCACGTAGGCGTTTCACAACGCATTGAAAGCGAAGAGGAACGTGCCCGTTTAAAAGCATTAGTTGAACCTTTTTGTGATGAACTCGGCGGTTTCATTATTCGCACCGCAACAGAAGGGGCAAGCGAAGAAGAATTACGTCAAGATGCTGAATTTTTAAAACGCTTATGGCGTAAAGTCTTAGAGCGTAAATCTAAATATCCAACCAAATCAAAAATTTACGGTGAACCAGCGCTTCCACAACGTATTTTGCGTGATTTTATCGGCACGAACTTAGAAAAAATTCGTATCGACTCTAAGCTTTGCTTTGGCGAAGTGAAAGAGTTTACCGATGAATTTATGCCTGAACTAAGCGATAAACTTGTTCTTTATTCTGGCAATCAACCTATCTTTGATGTGTATGGGGTTGAAAATGCGATCCAAACAGCGCTAGATAAACGTGTTAATCTTAAATCGGGCGGCTATTTAATTATTGAGCAAACGGAAGCAATGACTACTATTGATATTAATACCGGCGCATTTGTGGGGCATCGTAATCTAGAAGAAACCATCTTCAATACTAATATTGAAGCGACAAAAGCTATCGCGCAGCAATTACAACTACGTAATCTGGGTGGCATAATCATTATTGATTTTATTGATATGCAAACAGATGAACATCGCAATCGAGTGCTAGAATCTTTATGTGATGCGCTTTCTAAAGATCGTGTGAAAACCAATGTGAATGGCTTTACGCAATTAGGTCTTGTGGAAATGACCCGTAAAAGAACCCGAGAAAGCCTTGAGCATGTGCTATGTGATGAATGCCCAACTTGCCATGGACGTGGTCGGGTGAAAACGGTTGAGACAGTTTGCTACGAAATTATGCGTGAAATTATTCGGGTGTATCATTTATTCAGTAGTGAACAATTTGTTGTTTATGCCTCGCCAGCGGTTTCCGAATATCTTATTAACGAAGAATCTCACGGTTTGCTACCAGAAGTGGAAATGTTTATTGGCAAACGAGTAAAAGTAAAAACAGAACAGTTTTATAACCAAGAACAGTTTGATGTGGTGGTGATGTAA
- the putP gene encoding sodium/proline symporter PutP: protein MFGFDPTLVTFTIYIFGMLLIGVLAYYYTNNLSDYILGGRRLGSFVTAMSAGASDMSGWLLMGLPGAVYLSGLVEGWIAIGLTIGAYFNWFLVAGRLRVYTELNNNALTLPEYFHNRFGSSHKLLKLVSATIILVFFTIYCASGVVAGAKLFQNLFSVEYSTALWYGALATILYTFIGGFLAVSWTDTIQATLMIFALLLTPIFVLLSIGDTAQFSSVLAQAEAAANKDFTDLFTATTPLGLLSLAAWGLGYFGQPHILARFMAAYSVKSLIKARRISMTWMVLCLGGAIGIGFFAIPYFFANPNIAGTVNNEPEQVFIELAKLLFNPWIAGILLSAILAAVMSTLSAQLLISSSSITEDFYKGFIRPNASEKELVWLGRIMVLVIAALAIWIAQDENSKVLKLVEFAWAGFGSAFGPVVLFSLFWKRMTSSGAMAGMLVGAVTVFAWKEVVPADTDWFKVYEMIPGFAFGSLAIIVVSLLSSKPEQNVLDTFDKAEKAYKEAK from the coding sequence ATGTTTGGATTCGACCCAACTCTTGTTACTTTTACTATTTATATTTTCGGGATGTTGCTGATTGGCGTACTCGCCTATTATTACACGAATAATTTATCAGATTACATTCTTGGTGGACGTCGTTTAGGTAGTTTTGTGACCGCAATGTCAGCTGGTGCTTCAGATATGTCAGGTTGGCTTTTAATGGGCTTACCAGGTGCGGTCTATTTATCAGGCTTAGTTGAAGGCTGGATTGCTATTGGTTTAACTATCGGGGCTTATTTTAACTGGTTTTTAGTGGCTGGTCGTTTGCGTGTTTATACAGAATTAAATAATAATGCCCTCACGCTGCCAGAATATTTTCACAATCGTTTTGGTTCATCACACAAATTATTAAAACTTGTTTCTGCCACTATTATTTTAGTGTTTTTTACTATTTATTGTGCTTCGGGTGTAGTAGCAGGTGCAAAATTATTCCAAAATTTATTTTCAGTCGAATATTCCACCGCACTTTGGTATGGAGCATTAGCTACCATTCTTTATACTTTTATTGGTGGTTTTTTAGCAGTAAGTTGGACAGATACCATTCAAGCAACCCTTATGATTTTTGCGCTGCTTTTAACACCTATTTTTGTGTTATTAAGCATTGGTGATACCGCTCAATTTTCCTCGGTATTAGCGCAAGCTGAAGCGGCTGCCAATAAAGATTTTACAGATTTATTTACTGCCACTACGCCACTTGGTCTATTAAGCCTTGCCGCTTGGGGATTGGGATATTTTGGTCAGCCACATATTTTAGCGCGTTTTATGGCGGCTTATTCTGTTAAATCACTTATCAAAGCTCGCCGCATTAGTATGACATGGATGGTGCTTTGCTTGGGTGGTGCAATTGGTATTGGTTTCTTCGCAATTCCTTATTTCTTTGCCAATCCAAACATTGCAGGCACAGTCAATAACGAACCAGAGCAAGTGTTTATTGAACTTGCTAAACTTTTGTTTAATCCTTGGATCGCAGGCATATTACTTTCAGCTATTTTAGCTGCAGTAATGAGTACATTAAGCGCGCAATTGTTAATTTCATCTAGCTCAATCACAGAAGATTTCTACAAAGGTTTTATTCGCCCTAACGCATCTGAAAAAGAGCTCGTATGGCTTGGAAGAATTATGGTGTTAGTTATTGCCGCACTTGCTATCTGGATCGCACAAGATGAAAACAGCAAAGTATTAAAACTAGTAGAATTCGCTTGGGCTGGTTTTGGTAGTGCATTTGGCCCAGTTGTACTTTTCTCTCTTTTCTGGAAACGAATGACATCATCAGGCGCAATGGCGGGTATGCTTGTAGGCGCAGTGACAGTATTTGCATGGAAAGAAGTTGTTCCAGCTGATACAGATTGGTTCAAAGTATATGAAATGATTCCTGGGTTTGCTTTCGGTAGCCTTGCAATTATTGTTGTCTCATTGCTGTCTAGCAAACCGGAACAAAATGTTCTAGATACCTTTGACAAAGCAGAAAAGGCCTATAAGGAAGCAAAATGA